From the Streptomyces sp. Sge12 genome, the window ACGACCGGGGGCACCCCCGCACGGAGTGAGGCCGGGGCGTACCCGCTGCACGGTGGTGCGGTCGGCACCGCGCGCCGTCAGCCGGAGTCGACGCCGGTCGGACCGGTGAGCGATGACCCGGAGCCCGAGCAGGTCGGATACCGCGGGCCGACGGCGTGTGCCGCGGCCGGCATCACGTACCGGCAGCTCGACTACTGGGCGCGCACCGGGCTGGTGGAGCCCAGCGTGCGGGCCAACTACGGCTCGGGCACCCAGCGGCTCTACAGCTTCCGCGACGTCGTGGTCCTCAAGATCGTCAAGCGTTTCCTGGACACGGGCGTGGCGCTGCAGAACATCCGCACGGCGGTGCAGCACCTCCAGGACCGCGCTATCGCGGACCTCGAACGGATGACGCTGATGAGCGACGGCGCCACCGTCTACGAGTGCACCTCGCCGGACCAGGTCGTCAGTCTGCTCCAGGGCGGGCAGGGAGTCTTCGGCATCGCCGTGGGCGTGGTCTGGCGCGACGTCGAGAGCGCCCTGTCGCAGCTGCACGGGGAGCGCGTGGACACCGGCGAGACCGTGGTGCGGCACAACCCGACGGACGAGCTGGCCGCGCGCCGCAACCGGGCCGTCTGAGACCGGGCCGTACGGCACCGGCCCGAGCGTTGTCAGTGGCGTAGGGCAGCATCGGGCTGTGAGAGCCGCGCCGACCATCCTGCATCTGGACATGGATGCCTTCTACGCCTCCGTCGAGCAGGCGTCGAAGCCGAGCCTTCGGGGGAAGGCCGTCATCGTCGGCGGCCTCGGACCGCGCGGGGTCGTCGCCACCGCCTCGTACGAGGCCAGGCGGTTCGGCGTGCACTCGGCGATGCCGATGGGGCAGGCGAGGCGGCTGTGTCCCAACGGCGCGTACCTGATCCCCCGCTTCAGCCTCTACCGGCAGGTCAGCGACGTGGTGATGGCCATGCTGCGGGAGCTGTCGCCGCTGGTCGAGCCGCTGAGCCTGGACGAGGCCTTCGTGGACCTGGAGGCGGGAGGGGTCGCCTTCGACTCGCGGACCGCCCGGGAGACCGGGGAGCGGCTGCGGGCCGACATCCGGGCCGCCACGGGGCTCAGCGGGTCGGTGGGGCTGGCGGGGTCGAAGATGCTGGCCAAGGTGGCTTCCGAGGAGGCCAAGCCGGCCGGACTGCTGCTGATCGAGCCGGGGACGGAGCGCGAGCTGCTCGCGCCGATGTCGGTACGGACCCTCCCGGGCGTGGGGCCGGCCACGGGCGAGCACCTGCGACGGGCCGGGATCACCACCGTGGGGAAGCTGGCGGAGGCCGGGGAGGACGAGCTGGTCCGGATGGTCGGCCGCTCCGCCGGCGCCGGGCTGTACCGGATGGCGCTGGGGCTCGACGACCGGCCGGTGGTCGCGGAGCGGGACGCGAAGTCGGTGTCGGTCGAGGACACCTTCGACGTGGACCTGCACGATCGGGTGCGGATCCGCGGCGAGGTGCAGCGGCTCGCCGACCGGTGCGTGCAGCGGCTGCGGGGCTCGGGGCACTCGGGGCGCACGATCGTGCTCAAGGTGCGGCGGTACGACTTCTCCACGCTGACGCGGTCCGAGACGCTGCGGGGGCCCACGGACGACCCGGCGGTGGTGAGGGAGGCCGCGGCGCGGCTGCTGGAGGGCGTGGACACCACGGGCGGGGTGCGCCTGCTGGGGGTGGGGGTGACCGGGTTGGCGGACTACACGCAGGAGGACCTGTTCGCGCAGTCGCTCGCCGCTGAGCCGGACGGGGCGGAGCGGGTGCAGGGGGCGGAGGGAACGCAGGGGGTGCAGGGGGCGGACGGGTCCGGAGGGGACGCCGCGGAGGCCGGCGCCGCCGGGGCGGAGGCCGAGGCCGCCGCCGGGGCCCGTGAGGCCGCTGAGACGCCCGGGGAGCCGGAGCCGTCCCCCGAGCGGCGCTGGTCGGCCGGGAGCGACGTACGGCATGCCGTGTACGGGCCCGGATGGGTGCAGGGCAGCGGCGTCGGGCGGGTGACCGTACGGTTCGAGCAGCCCGGATCGGAGCCCGGCCGGGTGCGGACCTTCCGGGTGGACGACCCCGAACTGGAGCCGTCCGATCCGCTGCCGCTGGTGGGGGACGAAGGCTAGGCCGTCCCTTCCGGATCTTGTCGGACGAGCCCGCGGTGTACCGGTGCCGTACACGGCAAGGCGGAAGGGCGTCCGTGTACTGGACGTACCCGGGCGCCCCGACAACGCGGCCGGGTGCGGTACCGGGCGTCGCGGGCCCGGCAGGATCCGGAAGGGACGGCCTTAGCTCTCGTCGCCCGCCAGGTGGCCGAAGTCGCGGTGGAAGTCGGACGGCAGGGTCGTGTCCAGGCCGTAGTGGTGGTAGAGCTGCAGCTCCTGTTCGGGGGAGAGGTGGCGCCCGACGCCGAAGTCGGGGGCGTCCCTGATGAGAGCGCGTTCGAAGGGCACCCGGAGGGTGTCGCCCACCAGCTCGCTCGGCTCCAGCGGGACGAAGGCGTCCCGGCTGAAGAGCCCGGTCCGGACCGCGGCCCATTCCGGCACACCTGTGGCATCGTCGAGGTAGACCTCGTCGATGGTGCCGATCTTGGTGCCATTGCGGTCGAACGCCTTGCGGCCGATCAGGCTGCGCGGATCGATGTCGGTCTGCACGGTCCCTCCAAAAGGTCGCAACTGCTCCGTAATGACTACAGAAGTGCATTTCCGCAGCGGAGGCCACTCGGGGGAGGGGTCAGAACCTCGCTGGTACGCTGGTGAGTGGCTGTCGACCCTGTGCGGGAGAGTCCTCCGAAGTGAACGAGACGGAGGCGCCGAAGGAGCAAATCCTCCCCGGAATCTCTCAGGCATACGTACCGCACGGACGAGGCCACTCTGGAAAGCAGGAGCGGTACCGGGTGCGCAGCGCCGGTCCCACTCCTCACCGACGGTGAAAGCCGGACATCACGGGAGACCCCCGTGGCTCCGGTGAAACTCTCAGGTGCAGATGACAGAGGGGGAGGCCGTCCGGGTGCCCGCGCCGTGGTGCCCCTCGCAGGTCATACGACCAGGAGGCCTCCGTACATGACCGCCAACCGCATTCCGCTCTCCCAGCTGGAGCGAGGCATCCCCTTCGAACAGCGCCACATCGGCCCGGATGCCGAGGCGCAGGCGAAGATGCTCGCCCAGGTGGGCTACGGCTCCCTGGACGAACTGACCGCTGCCGCGGTACCGGATGTGATCAAGACCGCCGAGGGCCTCGACCTGCCCGAGGCGCGTACCGAGGCCGAGGTACTGGCCGAGCTGCGCTCGCTCGCCGACCGCAACCAGGTCCTCTCCCCGATGATCGGCCTCGGCTACTACGGGACCTTCACGCCGCCGGTGATCCTCCGCAACGTCATGGAGAACCCGGCCTGGTACA encodes:
- a CDS encoding MerR family transcriptional regulator; the protein is MRITGDGTTGGTPARSEAGAYPLHGGAVGTARRQPESTPVGPVSDDPEPEQVGYRGPTACAAAGITYRQLDYWARTGLVEPSVRANYGSGTQRLYSFRDVVVLKIVKRFLDTGVALQNIRTAVQHLQDRAIADLERMTLMSDGATVYECTSPDQVVSLLQGGQGVFGIAVGVVWRDVESALSQLHGERVDTGETVVRHNPTDELAARRNRAV
- a CDS encoding DNA polymerase IV; its protein translation is MRAAPTILHLDMDAFYASVEQASKPSLRGKAVIVGGLGPRGVVATASYEARRFGVHSAMPMGQARRLCPNGAYLIPRFSLYRQVSDVVMAMLRELSPLVEPLSLDEAFVDLEAGGVAFDSRTARETGERLRADIRAATGLSGSVGLAGSKMLAKVASEEAKPAGLLLIEPGTERELLAPMSVRTLPGVGPATGEHLRRAGITTVGKLAEAGEDELVRMVGRSAGAGLYRMALGLDDRPVVAERDAKSVSVEDTFDVDLHDRVRIRGEVQRLADRCVQRLRGSGHSGRTIVLKVRRYDFSTLTRSETLRGPTDDPAVVREAAARLLEGVDTTGGVRLLGVGVTGLADYTQEDLFAQSLAAEPDGAERVQGAEGTQGVQGADGSGGDAAEAGAAGAEAEAAAGAREAAETPGEPEPSPERRWSAGSDVRHAVYGPGWVQGSGVGRVTVRFEQPGSEPGRVRTFRVDDPELEPSDPLPLVGDEG
- a CDS encoding PRC-barrel domain-containing protein, translating into MQTDIDPRSLIGRKAFDRNGTKIGTIDEVYLDDATGVPEWAAVRTGLFSRDAFVPLEPSELVGDTLRVPFERALIRDAPDFGVGRHLSPEQELQLYHHYGLDTTLPSDFHRDFGHLAGDES